The Deinococcus sp. Leaf326 sequence TTCCTGCAGGTCCTGCTTGGCCTCGTCGCAGCCGGCCACATCGGCGAACGACAGCTTGATCTGTCCCTCGTTGATGATCGCCGCCTTCGACTTCCCGAACTGCCCGGCGGCGTCGTTGCCGCCCGAGTTGCGCCGCATGAGCAGCAGGATCAGCCCGCCGATGAGCGCCAGCGTCAGCAGGCCGCTGACCAGGGTCAGGACGTTGAGGCGCGCGGCCGGAGCGTAGGTCACGCTTACCCCCGCCGCCTGCAGGGACGCGAGGCCGATGGCCGGGTCGGCGGGCAGGGTCCGGGTCCGGTAGTCGGTGGGCTGCGGGACGGGCGGTGTACCGGTAGCCGGCGTGCTGGGCGCCGCGTTCACGTCCGCCGCGCCGGCGCGCAGCCGGCCCTCGATCTGGGCGGTGCCGTTCTGATAGGTGATGACGGCCGTCTCGACCTGCCCCCGGCGCAGCGCGTCCGTGAAGGCCGTGAGAGACAGGTCGCCCGTGCGCCCGCGCGGCGAGAAGAGGGCCATGCCCACGAGCAGCACGCCCGCCGCCGCGAGCAGGCCCCATCCCCACTTCCACTTGCCCCTGGGGGTGGTCATGGCGCCGGGGTCCGCCGGCTCTGCTGGAGATTCATGCCCCAGTGTAGGGCGGCCTGGGGGCGCGCAAGTGGGACGAAGGCGGCAAAGTCCAGACCTCTGCGGGGGGGCTGGCTGGGCTACCTGCGCCTGCCGCGCTGCCCTCTGCCCGGCACGTGGCAGCATGGGCACATGACCCTTCCCGGCGACCCCGCTTCCCCGCTTCCTTCCGCCTCCGGCTGCGCGCTGGTGACGGGCGCGTCCCGTGGTCTGGGCCGGGCGATGGCCCTGCGCCTGGCCCAGAGCGGCTGGCCTGTGGCCGTGAACTATGCCCGTGACCACGCCGGTGCGGCGCGCACGGTCGAGGAGATCGTGGCGGCCGGCGGGCGCGCCCAGGCCTTCGCCTTCGACGTGACCGACGAGGCGGCGGTGCGCGCGGGCATAGCAGCGGTGCGCGCCGCGCTGGGCCCGGTGACGGTCCTGGTGAACAACGCCACCGGCCCGCAGCCGATGATGCCCCTGGAAGAACAGACCTGGGAGGACCACCTGAACCAGCTTGTGTTTTTCGTCAAGGCGCCCCTCCTGCTGCTCCAGGCTTGTCTGGACGACCTGCGCGCGGCGGGGGGACGGGGGCGAGTCGTGAACATCGGCAGCGAGGTCGTGGACCTCGGCAACGCCGAATTCGGGCACTACGTCGCTGCCAAGGGGGCCATGCTGGGCCTGACGCGGTCGTGGGCCACCGAACTGGGGGCGTCGCAGGTCACGGTGAACCTCGTCGCGCCGGGCTGGGTGCCGGTCGAGCGTCACGCTGACGACGGCCCCGAGGGCCGCGCCGCGTACACGGCCGCCGTGCCCCTGGGTCGCCAGGGCGTACCGCAGGACGTGGCCGAGATGGTCGCCTTTCTCGCCTCGCCGGCCGCCAACTTCATCACGGGACAGACGTTCGCGGTCAACGGGGGCCGGACGCTGGCGTGAGGGGGCCGGGTTCTGGCCGGTCTCCAGGGACGCTGGAGGGGCTGAAGGAACGCCGGGTGAATAACGTGGCTTTTCTGTGGTGAGTCTGCCCCGCAATCTTGACCCACTCTTAAACCTGAGCGTAATGCACTCAAGTCTATTGACTCTGGGAAACTGTGGGCCTATGCTAGTTGCAGTTCAGAACAGCTGCCCCCCGGGCGGCATATTCCCCTCTTTCAAGGAGTCAGACACATGGCCAAAGCAGTCGGTATCGACCTGGGCACCACCAACTCCGTCATTTCCGTCATGGAAGGCGGCCGTCCCGAAGTCATCGTCAACGCCGAGGGCGCGCGCACCACGCCCAGCGTTGTGGCCTATAAGGGCGACGAGCGTCTGGTCGGCCAGATCGCCCGCCGTCAGGCCGCGCTGAACCCCGGCGCGACGCTGTTCGAGGTCAAGCGCTTCATCGGCCGCCGCTGGGACGAAGTCCGTGAAGAAGCCAACCGCAGCCCCTTCAAGGTCAAGGAAGGCCCCGGCGGCAGCGTGCGCATTGAAGTCAACGGCCAGGACCTCGCCCCCGAGCAGGTCAGCGCCGAAGTGCTGCGCAAGATGGTCGCCGACGCCAGCGCCAAGCTGGGCACGAGCATCAAGGACGTGGTCATCACCGTGCCCGCGTACTTCGATAACTCGCAGCGTGAAGCGACCCGCCAGGCGGGCGAGATCGCGGGCCTGAACGTGCTGCGCGTCATCAACGAGCCGACCGCCGCCGCGCTGGCCTACGGCCTGGAGCGTAAGGGCAATGAGACCATCCTCGTCTTCGACCTGGGGGGCGGCACCTTCGACGTGACCATCCTCGAATTGGGCGACGGCGTGTTCGAAGTGAAGTCGACGAGCGGCGACACCCACCTGGGCGGCGCGGATTTCGACCAGCGCATCGTGGACTGGCTCGCGGGCGAGTTCCAGAAGGAACACAACTTCGACCTGCGCAAGGACAAGCAGGCCCTCCAGCGCCTCATCGAGGCCTCGGAAAAGGCCAAGATCGACCTTTCCAGCGCGTCTGAAACGACCATCAGCCTGCCCTTCATCACCTTCGACCCCGAGACCCGCACCCCCATGCACCTGGAGCGCAACCTGTCGCGCGCCAAGTTCGAGGAACTCACCGCCGACCTGCTGCGCCGCGTGCGTGAGCCGGTGCAGCGCGCCCTGGACGACGCCAAGCTCGACAAGAACGGCATCGACGAAGTGATCCTGGTGGGCGGCTCGACCCGCATCCCGGCGGTCAAGCGCATCGTGCAGGACATCATCGGCAAGACGCCCAACGAGTCGGTCAACCCCGATGAGGCCGTCGCGCTCGGCGCCGCCGTGCAGGCCGGGATCATCCAGGGCGACAGCAGCCTGGGCGACATCGTCCTCGTGGACGTGACCCCGCTGACGATGGGCGTGGAGGTCAAGGGCGGCATGATCGCGCCGATGATCACCCGCAACACCACCGTGCCGGCCAAGAAGACCGAGATCTACACCACGGCCGAGAACAACCAGCCCGGCGTGGAAATCAACGTGCTTCAGGGCGAGCGCCCGATGGCGAGCGACAACAAGTCCCTGGGCCGCTTCAAGCTCGAAGGCATCCCGCCCATGCCGGCTGGCCGCGCGCAGATCGAAGTGACCTTCGACATTGATGCCAACGGCATCCTGAACGTCTCGGCGCGGGAAAAGACTAGCGGCAAGGAAGCCAGCATCCGCATCGAGAACACGACCACCCTCGACCGGGGCGACGTGGACCGCATGGTGCAGGAAGCCGAGCAGAACGCCGCTGCCGACAAGACCCGCCGCGAGAAGGTCGAGAAGCGCAACAACCTCGACGGCCTGCGGGTTCAGGCCCTGAGCCAGATCGAGGAGAACACGGCCGCTCCGCAGGAGGCCAAGGACAAGCTCAAGGCCGTCGCCGACGAGGCCGAGGAAGCGGTACGCAGCGACGACGACACCAGGATCGCCGACGCCCAAAAGAAGCTCGAAGAAGAACTGCGGACCTTCATGACGGCCAACCAGCAGGACCAGGGACAGCCGCAGGCCGGCGCCCAGGGACAGGCCAAAGCCGACGACGACGTGATCGACGCGGACTTCAAGCCGGCAGAGTAATTCCCGCGTCCGGCGCAGTCGGCCGGACGAGGACCCGGGCGGAGTGGAGGGAAGCCTCCTTTCCCCACACAGCAGACCCGCAGGGGAGAGGACGGCCGAGTCGCCCCTCTCCCCCTTTTTATAAATCCCTATCCTGAACCCATGTTCAGAAGGCGAGGCAAGGCTATGACCAAGGACGACCAGCAGGGCACCCCCATACCGACCGACACCACCGGCAACGAACAGGAAAACCTGAAGTTCACGCGCCAGCGCGGCAAGACCGTGGACCCCGAGGGCACCGAGCTCGACGCCAGCCCGGAAAACGACAACATGGCCGAGGACGCCGAGGAAGCGGGCTTTCCCGGCATGGACGAAAACATGTTCGCCCAGGTGCAGGAGATGATGGGCAAGCTCGAGCGCGTAGATGAGCTGGAAAAGGAGAACGCCGACCTGCGCGGCCGCCTGGGCCGCCTCGCCGCCGACTTCGAGAGCTACCGCACGCGCATGGGGCAGGACGTGGCCGCCGCGCAGGGCCAGGGCGTGGCGAAGGCCGCCGAGCAGCTGATGCCGGTGTACGACGACCTCGAACGCGCCGTGGCGATGGGCAGTGGCGACCCGGCCAAGCTCATCCCCGGCGTGCAGGCCGTGCAAAACCGCGTGCTGAACACCTTCTCGGCGTTGGGGCTGGAGGCGACCGGCAAGGAGGGCGAGGCCTTCGACCCGCAGTGGCACGAGGCGTTGCAGGTCGTGGACGGCGAGGCCGACGACGTGATCGTGCAGGTCTACCAGCTCGGCTTCCGCATGGGCGAGCGCCTCGTGCGCCCGGCGCGCGTCGTCGTGAGCCGCAAGGGATGACCCGGCCGTGACGAGGGGACGCCAGGGCGAGAGACGCCGGCCCGCGCCGGGAGACGGGCGGCCCGCCGCGCCGCTGCCCCCCGGCGTCACGCTCGAACAGGTCGTGCGCCACCTTCACACCGAGTACGGCTGGGAAGAACTGGCGCGGCGCATTCCGGTCCGCTGCTTTCAGCGCGACCCCAGTGTGACGAGCAGCCTGAAGTTCCTGCGCAAGACCCCCTGGGCCCGTGAGCAGGTCGAGACCGAGTACGTGCGCCTTGCCCGGCGCGAAGACGCCAACCCGGTGATCGACGCGCTCAAGCGGGGGCAGGTGCCCGACCTGACCGGCGTGACCCAGACGCGGCTGCACGCGGCGCTGGCCTGGATGCTCCGGCATGTGCCGCAGAACGCCGTGAACCTGAGCACCTACTTTCTGCCCACGCTGGCCGCCGTGCAGGACGTGAACTTCTGGCCCGCCGAGGAGACGATGCCGCTGCTGGGCCGCGCCATCGAACAGTCGCACCCCGGCGAGGGTGACTACGAGGCTGGGGTGGTGGCCGACCTACTGCGGCGCGGCGCCGACGCCAACGACGGGCGCTACTGGCCCCCACTGCTTCACGCCGTGGATGTCGAGGGCCGCGCCTACCAGGGCCGGACCCGCGCGCCCCGCACCGACCTGCTCGACCTGCTGCTCGCGCATGGGGCCGACCCGGCCGTCACCGACGCCGAGGGCCACACGGCCCTGAGCATCGCCCAGGCCTATGACCTGCGCGCGGCCGTCAACAAACTCACCCCGTCTCCTTCTACCTGAGCCTTTTCGCGCCCGCGCCGCCCGCGCGCCCCACAGGAGGCAATTCATGGCCTACAAGGACTATTACGACGTGCTGGGCGTGTCCCGCGGCGCGTCCGATGCCGACATCAAGACGGCGTACCGCAAGCTCGCCAAGCAGTACCACCCCGACAAGAACCAAGGTGACGAGAAGTCTGCCGAGCGGTTCAAGGAGATCGGTGAGGCCTACGCGGTGCTCAACGACCCCGAGAAGCGCAAGCTGTACGACCAGTACGGCCACTCGGGCCAGGTGCCGCCCGGCGCGTATCCCGGCGGCGCGGGCGGCAGTTATCCGGGCGCGGACTTCGGGGGCTTTGACCCGTCGCAGTTCTCGGACTTCTTCCAGGGATTGTTCGGGCAGGCGGGGCGCCGGGGCGGGGGCTTCGCCGGGGCCGGCGGCTTTCCGGGCGGGGCGGGGGTCAACCTCGAAGACCTGCTGGGCGGGGGCGGGATCGGCGGAGCGGGTCAGGGGCGGCGTTTCGTGCAGAACGTGGAAGGCGAGCTGCAGGTGACGTTGCAGGAGGCCTTTGGCGGCTCCGACGAGGTCATCAACGTGGACGGCAAGCGCCTGAGCCTGCGTGTTCCGGCCGGCACCCGCGACGGCGCCCGGCTGCGCCTCGCCGGGCAGGGACCGGGGGGCGGCGACGTGCTGCTCACCATCCGCGTGCTCGAGGACGCCCGCTTCGACCTCGACGGCGACAACCTCAGCACCAGCATCGACGTGCCCGCCCCTGTGGCGGCGCTGGGCGGCGACGTGAAGGTCCTGAGCATCGGCGGAACGGCCGGCAACCTGGCTGTTCCGCCGGGCAGCAGCGGCGGCCGCCGGATGCGCCTGCGCGGTCAGGGCTGGCCGAAGAAGGACGGCACGCGGGGGGACCTGTACGTGCGCCTGAACGTGACTGTGCCGGCCCAGCCCAGCGACGAGGAAAAGGAGCTGTACCGCAAGCTGCGCGAGTTGCAGGAGAAATAGGACTGGCGGGGGAAGAGGCCGGAGAATTCTCTCTCCGGCCTCCTTCCTTCATTTTTCGTCCCGCGCGCGGGCCCTGTGCCACACTGGCCTCCGCATCCCGCATCCCCTCACTCTGCCCTGGAGGTTAGAGATGTTCCACCGACCGGCTTTCCGTATCCTGGGCGCCCTGCTGGGCACCGTCCTGACGACTGGCCTGGCCCAGGCGGCCTGCTCCTCGCCCTACTACCCTGTGCGCGAGGGCCTGACCCGCAGCTATCAGGGCACCGCGGCCGGGCAGAAGCTCACCTACACCGAGACCATCAGCGCGGTCACGGCGCAGGGGTTCAAGATGACCACGAAGGTAGGACCCAACGCCGTCACGGCGGCCTTCAAGTGCGGCCCGAACGGGGTCTCCGGGACCCCGAGCGTCTCCACGCCGGGTCTCAAGATCACCTCGCTGACCATGCGCGGCGTGACGCAGCCGCCCCGGCTGGCGGTCGGTACGGCCTGGACCTCGGGCGTGACGGTCGTGGGCACGGTACAGGGCCAGCCGATCCGCAACGAGACCGACATCTCGCTCAAGGTGGTCGGCCGCGAGCAGGTCAAGGTACCGGCCGGCACGTTCACGGCTTTCAGGATCGAATCCACGACGACCGTGAAAGTGACGGCGGCGGGCCAGAACCTCAGTCCACCCGTGGCCCGCAGTACGAGCTGGGTCGCCGAAGGAGTCGGCAACGTCAAGACGACTATCGTCACGCCGCCGACCACCATCGAGCTGGTGCGCTACAAGTAGCCCCCGGCTCCGGCAGCCGGAGTCGGGGGCAGGAGGGCTGATCTCAGACGGTCGGCTGGCTGATACCTTCCAGGGCTGCGCCGCCCTCCTCGGGCGAGGCACGGACGGCGAGGTCGGCGAGGCTCACAATCCCTACCACCTGTCCGCCGTCGGTCACGGGAACGCGGCGGACCTGACGGTCCGACATGGTGCGCGCGGC is a genomic window containing:
- a CDS encoding nucleotide exchange factor GrpE, with product MFRRRGKAMTKDDQQGTPIPTDTTGNEQENLKFTRQRGKTVDPEGTELDASPENDNMAEDAEEAGFPGMDENMFAQVQEMMGKLERVDELEKENADLRGRLGRLAADFESYRTRMGQDVAAAQGQGVAKAAEQLMPVYDDLERAVAMGSGDPAKLIPGVQAVQNRVLNTFSALGLEATGKEGEAFDPQWHEALQVVDGEADDVIVQVYQLGFRMGERLVRPARVVVSRKG
- a CDS encoding DnaJ C-terminal domain-containing protein — its product is MAYKDYYDVLGVSRGASDADIKTAYRKLAKQYHPDKNQGDEKSAERFKEIGEAYAVLNDPEKRKLYDQYGHSGQVPPGAYPGGAGGSYPGADFGGFDPSQFSDFFQGLFGQAGRRGGGFAGAGGFPGGAGVNLEDLLGGGGIGGAGQGRRFVQNVEGELQVTLQEAFGGSDEVINVDGKRLSLRVPAGTRDGARLRLAGQGPGGGDVLLTIRVLEDARFDLDGDNLSTSIDVPAPVAALGGDVKVLSIGGTAGNLAVPPGSSGGRRMRLRGQGWPKKDGTRGDLYVRLNVTVPAQPSDEEKELYRKLRELQEK
- a CDS encoding SDR family oxidoreductase, translating into MTLPGDPASPLPSASGCALVTGASRGLGRAMALRLAQSGWPVAVNYARDHAGAARTVEEIVAAGGRAQAFAFDVTDEAAVRAGIAAVRAALGPVTVLVNNATGPQPMMPLEEQTWEDHLNQLVFFVKAPLLLLQACLDDLRAAGGRGRVVNIGSEVVDLGNAEFGHYVAAKGAMLGLTRSWATELGASQVTVNLVAPGWVPVERHADDGPEGRAAYTAAVPLGRQGVPQDVAEMVAFLASPAANFITGQTFAVNGGRTLA
- the dnaK gene encoding molecular chaperone DnaK, with the protein product MAKAVGIDLGTTNSVISVMEGGRPEVIVNAEGARTTPSVVAYKGDERLVGQIARRQAALNPGATLFEVKRFIGRRWDEVREEANRSPFKVKEGPGGSVRIEVNGQDLAPEQVSAEVLRKMVADASAKLGTSIKDVVITVPAYFDNSQREATRQAGEIAGLNVLRVINEPTAAALAYGLERKGNETILVFDLGGGTFDVTILELGDGVFEVKSTSGDTHLGGADFDQRIVDWLAGEFQKEHNFDLRKDKQALQRLIEASEKAKIDLSSASETTISLPFITFDPETRTPMHLERNLSRAKFEELTADLLRRVREPVQRALDDAKLDKNGIDEVILVGGSTRIPAVKRIVQDIIGKTPNESVNPDEAVALGAAVQAGIIQGDSSLGDIVLVDVTPLTMGVEVKGGMIAPMITRNTTVPAKKTEIYTTAENNQPGVEINVLQGERPMASDNKSLGRFKLEGIPPMPAGRAQIEVTFDIDANGILNVSAREKTSGKEASIRIENTTTLDRGDVDRMVQEAEQNAAADKTRREKVEKRNNLDGLRVQALSQIEENTAAPQEAKDKLKAVADEAEEAVRSDDDTRIADAQKKLEEELRTFMTANQQDQGQPQAGAQGQAKADDDVIDADFKPAE